A single genomic interval of Clostridium facile harbors:
- the lepA gene encoding translation elongation factor 4 — protein MSTKRENIRNFSIIAHIDHGKSTLADRILEKTSAVALRDMESQLLDNMEIERERGITIKARAVKLNYQAKDGQTYEFNLIDTPGHVDFNYEVSRSLAACEGAVLVVDASQGIEAQTLANTYLAIDHDLEILPVINKIDLPSADPDRVCHEVEDIIGIPALDAPRISAKNGINIEEVLERIVTDIPAPTGDETKPLQALIFDSYYDSYRGVIVYVRIKEGTVKPGQTIRMMATGAEFTVVEVGYMGAVNLVPTEGLVAGEVGYIAASIKSIRDTKVGDTVTTVDNPATEPLPGYRQVNSMVFSGIYPVDGAKYEDLREALEKLQLNDASLTFEPETSIALGFGFRCGFLGLLHMEIIQERIEREYNLDIITTAPSVIYRITLTNGEVQYIDNPTNYPDPGIISLAEEPMVKASILTPTDFVGNVMELCQDRRGVFKDMKYLEETRAELHYELPLNEIVYDFFDALKSRTRGYASFDYEMMGYAPSQLVKLDILLNGDIVDALSFIVHKDKAYPRARRIAEKLKEQIPRQLFEVPIQAAVGGKIIARETVKAMRKDVLAKCYGGDITRKRKLLEKQKEGKKRMRQLGSVEVPQEAFMAVLKLDE, from the coding sequence TTGTCAACCAAACGTGAGAACATTCGTAACTTTTCGATTATTGCACATATTGACCATGGAAAATCCACCCTGGCGGACCGTATTCTGGAAAAAACCAGCGCAGTAGCGTTGCGGGATATGGAATCTCAGCTATTGGATAACATGGAAATTGAACGAGAACGTGGAATTACCATCAAAGCCCGCGCGGTAAAGCTAAACTACCAGGCAAAAGACGGACAAACCTATGAATTTAACCTGATTGACACACCGGGGCATGTGGACTTTAATTATGAGGTATCCCGTTCCTTAGCGGCATGTGAAGGCGCTGTATTGGTGGTGGACGCTTCACAAGGGATTGAAGCGCAAACATTGGCAAATACCTATTTGGCAATTGACCATGACCTGGAAATTTTGCCAGTCATCAATAAAATTGACCTTCCATCCGCTGACCCAGACCGTGTCTGTCACGAGGTGGAGGATATTATTGGAATCCCAGCGCTGGACGCACCACGTATTTCCGCCAAAAACGGCATTAATATTGAGGAAGTGCTGGAACGGATTGTAACCGATATCCCAGCGCCAACCGGAGATGAAACAAAACCACTACAGGCGTTGATTTTTGACTCTTATTATGATAGCTACCGTGGTGTTATTGTTTATGTCAGAATCAAGGAAGGGACGGTAAAACCGGGGCAGACCATCCGAATGATGGCAACCGGCGCGGAATTCACCGTAGTAGAAGTGGGTTATATGGGCGCTGTAAACCTTGTTCCAACCGAAGGGCTGGTTGCCGGGGAAGTTGGATATATTGCCGCATCCATTAAAAGCATCCGGGATACCAAGGTGGGGGATACCGTCACCACGGTGGACAACCCTGCTACTGAACCATTGCCGGGCTATCGCCAGGTAAATTCCATGGTGTTCTCTGGGATTTATCCTGTGGATGGTGCAAAATATGAGGATTTGCGGGAAGCACTGGAAAAACTCCAATTAAACGATGCTTCTTTGACGTTTGAACCGGAAACTTCAATTGCGCTGGGGTTCGGGTTCCGTTGCGGCTTCCTTGGCTTGCTGCACATGGAAATTATTCAGGAACGGATTGAACGGGAATATAATTTGGATATCATTACTACGGCCCCATCCGTAATTTATCGAATTACTTTGACCAATGGGGAAGTACAGTACATTGACAACCCAACCAATTACCCTGACCCAGGAATTATTTCATTGGCAGAAGAACCAATGGTGAAGGCTTCTATTTTAACACCAACCGATTTTGTAGGCAATGTAATGGAATTGTGTCAGGATCGCCGTGGCGTCTTTAAGGACATGAAATATTTAGAGGAAACCCGTGCGGAATTGCATTATGAACTGCCATTGAATGAGATTGTTTACGACTTTTTTGACGCGCTGAAATCCAGAACCAGAGGTTACGCTTCTTTTGACTATGAGATGATGGGTTACGCCCCATCCCAGTTGGTAAAACTGGATATCCTATTAAATGGAGACATTGTGGATGCCCTTTCCTTTATTGTGCATAAGGATAAAGCCTATCCAAGGGCACGCAGAATTGCGGAAAAATTAAAGGAACAAATTCCACGCCAATTGTTTGAGGTGCCAATCCAGGCAGCGGTAGGCGGAAAAATTATTGCCCGGGAAACCGTAAAAGCGATGCGAAAAGACGTACTGGCAAAATGTTATGGCGGGGATATTACCCGTAAACGGAAACTGCTGGAGAAACAAAAAGAAGGCAAAAAACGTATGCGCCAGTTGGGCAGCGTAGAAGTCCCACAGGAAGCATTTATGGCAGTGCTCAAATTAGATGAATAA
- the hemW gene encoding radical SAM family heme chaperone HemW — protein MNKIGLYVHVPFCNGKCPYCDFYSTAASETLKQEYVQAILTELERADHTKQADTLYFGGGTPTLLYPEQLVQIVAQAKRFYQLEDSSEITLEANPNTVSLSQLTQLRKGGFNRISFGMQSAVPRELETLGRKHSPEQVKRAVKMAKQAGFENISVDLMLGVPYQTVSSIEQSFDFINQLNIQHVSAYLLKIEPGTRYFGAECLKFCPDEDQTADIYLKTVESLFNMGFEQYEISNFAKPGKQSRHNLKYWECGEYIGFGPAAHSFYQGIRYGHSRDIQSYLKLGIQEREFSQPGGDWEDYIMLGMRLKKGIDLVQAKEKYPVESSQLAKKIEPFQKAGFIVQEDSRIHFTPTGFLVSNSILATLI, from the coding sequence ATGAATAAGATTGGCTTATATGTACATGTACCGTTTTGCAATGGAAAATGCCCTTACTGCGATTTTTATTCCACGGCAGCCTCTGAAACGTTGAAGCAGGAATATGTCCAAGCCATTTTGACCGAACTGGAACGGGCGGACCATACCAAGCAGGCGGATACCTTGTATTTTGGTGGGGGAACCCCAACATTACTGTATCCGGAACAACTGGTGCAGATTGTGGCACAGGCGAAACGCTTTTATCAATTGGAGGATTCCAGTGAAATTACTTTGGAAGCGAATCCGAATACTGTTTCTTTGTCCCAATTAACGCAATTGAGAAAAGGCGGGTTCAACCGGATTTCATTTGGGATGCAATCCGCAGTACCGAGGGAATTGGAAACTTTGGGACGGAAACATTCTCCAGAACAGGTGAAGCGGGCGGTGAAGATGGCAAAACAGGCAGGATTTGAAAATATCTCGGTTGATTTAATGTTGGGAGTTCCATACCAAACGGTTTCCAGCATAGAACAGTCATTCGATTTTATCAATCAGTTAAACATTCAACATGTTTCTGCTTATTTGTTGAAAATCGAGCCAGGAACTCGTTATTTTGGCGCGGAATGTTTAAAGTTTTGTCCAGATGAGGACCAAACAGCGGATATTTACTTGAAAACAGTGGAAAGTCTCTTTAATATGGGGTTTGAACAATATGAGATTTCCAACTTTGCGAAACCAGGCAAGCAAAGCCGGCATAATCTGAAATACTGGGAATGTGGGGAATACATCGGATTTGGTCCTGCCGCCCATTCCTTTTATCAGGGAATCCGCTATGGGCATAGTAGGGATATCCAGTCTTATTTGAAACTGGGGATTCAAGAACGGGAATTTTCCCAACCCGGTGGGGATTGGGAAGATTATATTATGTTGGGAATGCGCCTAAAAAAAGGGATTGACTTGGTACAGGCAAAAGAGAAATATCCAGTTGAATCCAGCCAACTAGCTAAAAAGATAGAGCCATTCCAAAAAGCAGGTTTTATCGTACAGGAGGATTCCCGTATTCATTTTACTCCAACAGGTTTTTTGGTATCCAACAGTATCCTTGCAACACTGATATAG
- a CDS encoding phosphate ABC transporter substrate-binding protein, producing MKTIKKILAALLAGVMAVSLTACGGNGNSSSNASTGSSTSTSGNVDLGGAKITMSGSTSMEKFCSALTESFNADCNAAATAEYTGSGAGIEAVTNGTVDIGNASRALKDDEKSAGIVENIVAIDGIAVVVDTANTVTNLTKDQLISIYKGDVTNWSELGGNDQAIVVIGRESGSGTRSAFEELLEIEDACKYAQEVDSTGGVMAKVASTPGAIGYVSLDVLDDTVTCVNLEGVEATEENIKSGDYFLSRPFVMATKGEISEQSEAVQELFKYIESDKGQEIIQKVGLIVPDKQ from the coding sequence ATGAAAACAATAAAGAAAATTCTTGCCGCTTTATTAGCTGGCGTTATGGCAGTAAGTTTAACCGCATGTGGAGGCAATGGAAATAGTAGTTCTAATGCATCTACAGGATCTTCTACATCAACTTCTGGTAATGTTGATTTAGGTGGAGCTAAAATTACAATGTCCGGTTCTACTTCTATGGAAAAATTCTGTTCCGCATTAACCGAATCTTTCAACGCAGATTGCAACGCAGCCGCAACCGCTGAGTATACAGGTTCCGGCGCTGGTATCGAAGCAGTAACCAATGGTACCGTTGATATCGGTAACGCTTCCAGAGCATTAAAAGACGATGAAAAATCTGCAGGAATTGTTGAAAATATTGTAGCGATTGATGGCATTGCAGTAGTAGTTGATACTGCGAACACAGTAACAAATTTAACAAAAGACCAATTGATTAGTATTTATAAAGGTGATGTTACGAACTGGAGTGAATTAGGCGGAAATGACCAAGCGATTGTTGTAATTGGACGTGAATCCGGCTCTGGTACCCGTAGCGCATTTGAAGAATTGCTTGAAATTGAAGACGCATGCAAATATGCACAAGAAGTTGATTCCACTGGTGGTGTTATGGCAAAAGTAGCTTCTACTCCAGGCGCAATTGGTTATGTTTCTTTAGATGTTTTGGATGATACTGTAACCTGTGTAAATTTGGAAGGTGTAGAAGCAACAGAAGAAAATATTAAATCCGGTGATTATTTCTTAAGCCGTCCATTTGTAATGGCAACAAAAGGTGAAATTTCTGAACAAAGCGAAGCTGTTCAAGAACTGTTTAAATATATTGAATCTGACAAGGGTCAGGAAATCATTCAAAAAGTTGGACTGATTGTTCCAGATAAACAATAA
- a CDS encoding magnesium transporter CorA family protein, with protein MYFRITKGEKGLNIKTYPSNTDKMVTWTGIPATCTPTYPELDKLFWKLQDSRKIVKFCKAEVYPEIIIGTLGIPVKMYQDHYNSASFCIQKDQIIILDHTNFIDHLILQIPLTHYGRPIKMGKFLYDLLNLLIDRDLIFMEQLETKLLQQEEEIEEEEGEKAGDIPYSVQIRKKAFCLYRYYKQLADVGRKLAEDENEYFEEQDRYIFQLFVERVERLASEAKMLQEYSMELWQLHQAKQNEKQNRTMLVLTIISAIFMPLSLVVGWYGMNFINMPELHWKYGYALIAALCGLFLFISLGYLSYKNFFMHPKKEKQKDEQNK; from the coding sequence ATGTATTTTAGAATTACAAAAGGAGAAAAAGGGCTTAACATTAAAACATATCCTTCTAATACCGATAAAATGGTTACTTGGACAGGGATACCAGCTACCTGTACTCCTACTTACCCAGAACTGGATAAACTGTTTTGGAAATTGCAGGATAGCCGAAAAATTGTTAAATTTTGCAAAGCAGAGGTGTACCCAGAAATCATTATTGGAACCTTGGGTATTCCAGTAAAAATGTATCAGGATCACTATAACTCAGCTTCTTTTTGTATTCAAAAAGATCAGATTATTATTTTAGACCACACAAATTTTATAGATCATCTGATATTACAAATTCCACTAACACATTATGGACGTCCCATTAAGATGGGAAAATTCCTATATGACCTGTTAAATTTGTTAATTGATAGAGACTTAATCTTTATGGAACAACTTGAAACAAAACTTTTACAGCAGGAAGAAGAAATCGAAGAAGAGGAAGGGGAAAAAGCAGGTGATATTCCATATTCGGTACAGATACGAAAAAAAGCGTTTTGTCTTTACCGATATTACAAACAACTGGCTGATGTAGGAAGAAAATTAGCGGAAGATGAAAATGAGTATTTTGAGGAACAGGACCGATATATTTTTCAATTATTTGTGGAGCGTGTAGAGCGTCTAGCTAGTGAAGCAAAGATGCTGCAGGAATATTCTATGGAACTATGGCAGTTACACCAGGCTAAACAGAACGAAAAACAAAACCGTACCATGTTGGTATTGACCATTATATCGGCTATTTTTATGCCATTGAGTTTAGTTGTTGGATGGTATGGAATGAATTTTATAAATATGCCAGAATTACATTGGAAATATGGTTATGCATTAATTGCGGCACTTTGTGGGTTATTTCTTTTTATTAGTTTAGGTTATTTAAGCTACAAAAACTTTTTTATGCACCCCAAAAAAGAGAAACAGAAAGACGAGCAAAATAAATAG